CGAATTGAGGGCACAAAAGTCTCTTCCGTCGCTTCTCTTCTCAACTTGGCTCTATCCCTTTTTATCCTACTGAAGGATCCAATGTACGGCGTCTAATAAATTTTCAGCTGTGTAATCAGGAACAGTCGGGTGCTGGTAGCTGCCTTGGGTAACTGCTTTCCCATAACCGGTTTGGACTAAGACGCCTTTTGCCCCCGCATTGTGAGCCAAGTCAATATCAGTTGCTTTGTCTCCAACCACCATACTGGCTTGTAAATCTAAATCGTATTCCCAAGCAGCAGCAACCAGCATTCCTGTATTTGGTTTGCGCCAGGTACTCCAAGCGGTAAATTCGGGATTGGTCCCCCCCGCAGCAGGACTCAAATAGGGGCAATAGTACAGGGCATCTAAAGCCGCTCCTGCTTCCATT
The DNA window shown above is from Cyanobacteria bacterium GSL.Bin1 and carries:
- a CDS encoding HAD-IIIA family hydrolase, which codes for MAKPAVFLDRDGVLNQEAGYLHQVEDLHLIPGAAKAVRLLNDHQIFCCLISNQSGPARGYYSTDHVEALHERLEKLLAMEAGAALDALYYCPYLSPAAGGTNPEFTAWSTWRKPNTGMLVAAAWEYDLDLQASMVVGDKATDIDLAHNAGAKGVLVQTGYGKAVTQGSYQHPTVPDYTAENLLDAVHWILQ